The Candidatus Dormiibacterota bacterium genomic interval TCTTCCCGAGCATATTCTCGCCAAGGTCAACGACGCCAAAGGCTCGTTCAATACGTCGTCGTTCAACTCGATGCCGATCGGCAGCGGACCGTTCAAGGTGGTGGAGTGGGAGCGCGGCTCCAAGATTCGGCTCGAAGCGAATCCCGATTTCTACCTAGGCAAGCCGAAACTCAACGAAGTCGTCTTTCGGATGATGCCCGACGAAAATACGATGATCACGCAACTCCAGACGCACGAGATCGACATGGTCGCGCGCGGCACCGCCATTAGCTGGCCACGTTATAAGGCGCTCGCGGCCGATCCCAAGAATAATTTGACCGCCGTCCGCGTAAATTCGTATATCTACTCGCACATCGATTTCAATTTACGCCATCCGATCGTGAGCGACCGCCAGGTCCGGCTCGCACTGGCATACGCGACCAATCGTCCGGAGATTCTCGACAAAATCGCGCACAACTCCGGCGTTTTGGCGGAGACCGATCAAAGCCCGGTGCTCTCGTGGGCCTATACGAACGATATTCAACACCATCCGTACGACCCGGCCAAAGCCAAGGCCATTCTTTCCGCCGACGGCTGGAAAGTCGGCCCCGACGGCGTGCGGGTGAAGAACGGGAAGCGCTTGGAGTTCAATCTGAGCACGCAGACCGAGAGCACGTACGGCAAGGCCATTCAAACGCTGTTGCAGCGCGAGTGGCGCGACGTCGGCGTGCAAGCCGATGTCAAGAACGCCCCGACGAGCGAATTCTTCGATAACAGCCCGGCCACCGGTACCTTGCAAGGCGGCCATTACGATGCGGCGATCTTCGCTTGGGTCGCAGCCGCCGACCCGGACGATAGCCCCCTCTACACGACGAAAAACTTTGCTCCCGGCGGCCAGAACAATCTCTTCTGGAGCAACCCGAAGGTCGACGCCGCCGCGGCGGACGCCCTCCAAACGATCGACACAAACCGGCGCAAAGCCGATTACAAGATCATCCAGCAGCAGATGGCGATCGACGTTCCGACGATCATCCTCTACTTCTGGAAAGACATCTACGTTTACAACAGCGACCTCAAGGGCTTTACGCCATCGCCGGTGATCTCGGCATTCTGGGATCCGTGGGAGTACTCGATTTAATGAAGCGCATCGCGGTTTCACTCTGCCTCTTGGTAGCCATCGCCGGCTGCTCGAAAGCTCAAACGGGAACGACGGCCCTGGCAAACGGGCGCGTCAACGCGTTCACCATCCCGCACGTACTGCGGTATGCGACGGCGGAAGACATTAATTCGCTCAACCCGCTATTGAGCCAGCAGCTGACTGTTGGGCTCATGTCGTCGTTGACGGCCGCATTTCTGATTAAGTGGGACGCACATAACAGGCCGTATCCGGAACTTGCTACGGAGGTGCCAACTAAAGCAGATGGCGGAATTAGCGCGGATGGGTTGACCATCACCTATCATCTGCGCAAGGGCCTCAAATGGTCGGATGGGCAACCGCTAACGGCCGACGACGTGGTATGGACGACCGAGCATGCGGTGCTGAATCCGGCAAACAACGTCGTGAGCCGGGCCGGCTGGGACCGTATCACGAAGATCGACGAGCCGAACAAATACACGGTCGTCTTTCACCTGAGCAAGCCCTACTCGCCGTTTATCGTCACGTTCTTTTCGAGCGCCGCGGCAAACCCGTCCATCTTGCCCAAGCACCTGCTCGCGAAGTATCCGAACATCAACCACGTGCCGTTTAACTCGCTGCCGGTCGGAGCCGGGCCGTTCAAATACAAGGAATGGTCGCGTTCGCAGCGCGTCGTCATGGTACCGAACCCGTACTACTTCCGCGGTCAGCCCAAACTCAAAGAGATCGACTTCGAAATTATTCCAAACCGTGATACCATTCTCACGCAGTTACAGGCGCACGAGCTCGATCTGTGGTATCCGGTTCCGGGAAACTACTACGCCAAAGCCAAGTCGCTCACCGCATACACCGCGATCCGTCAGCCCGCATATTATTTCAACCATCTTGATTTCAACGTCACCCGTCCGCGGGTGAAAGACCTTGCCGTTCGTCGAGCGCTGGAGATGGCGATCGACCGCAAGACCATCATCGAGAAGATCAGCCACGGCGTAGGGATATTGCAGGAAGGGGTCGCGCCGATGAATGCGCCCTATTACGACCCGTCGATTCAACTCGCACCATTCGACATAGCGCGTGCCAACGCGTTGCTCGATGCGGCCGGATGGAAGCGCGGCATCGACGGCATCCGCGAGAAGAACGGCGTAAAACTCAATCTCGACTTTGCTACGTCAACCGGCACGCCGGATTTCGATTCCCAGATCGAGCTGATTCGGTCGTGGTGGAAGCAGATCGGCGTTAGCATCAACGTGCGGCACTATCCGGCGAACCTGCTCTTTGCGCCGTTTAATGAAGGCGGCATCATTTACGGCGGCAAGTGGGATGTGGTTGGGTTTGCCTGGGGAGACGACCCGATCGGCGATTTTTCCTTCGAATATGCCTGCGATCAAATTCCGCCGAACGGACAGAACGATCTACACTGGTGCGACCCCGCGGCCAATAAAGCCATGCACGATCTCTACGGTCACTACGACCAAGCGCAACGCAATGCGGATGATCGGATCGTATTCGAGCGGCTAGCGAAGCAGGTGCCGACGATCGTCATGTCAGGCCGCGAGGACATCTTCATGGTAAACAAAGACCTGAAGAACTTCCATCCCAATGCGGTCACGCCGTTCGACAATATGATGAACGTGGATATCTAGAGTGGCGAGCCTATGAAATCGGCGGCGAGGGCTTGAGCACGTAGAGCGCGATGCGCTCGATCAGGCCTTTGTTGCCCATCGCGTAGGCGGCCCCTCCGGGGAAGCGCGCTTCGAAGATGTCGGCATAGGCGGCACGCTCGGAGGGCGCCATGATGCGCGCGAAGTTCTCCGGGAGCGCGGTCACTTGCATTCCCAGCGCCACCTCCGAAGGTACCAGGCGAAAACCGCCGAGATCCCTGGCCTCGAGTTTCGGTGCGCGATCGCTCTTGGGCAGATAGAGTTCGGCCGATGCGAGGCGCCGGTCGGCGCTGCTGTAAAACAGACTCAAAAACTCCCGCGTGCGGTTGGCTCCGAACACGCAGTACGTGTGCCAGCCGCGTGCCGGATATGCGAACGCGATCCCGAGCGTCTTTTCCACCTCGTCGCGCGTCGTGCGGGTAACGTCGAGAGGAATCGCCTCGTTGAACAGCACGACCGGGCGATCGAGCGGCGGCGGCGGCTCGTCCGCCGTTTTGCGATTGCGCTCGTAGATATTCGCGAGCACCTCGACCGCGCGAAGCATCGCGAAATCGGGCGTTGCGCCTTCGCCGCTCACATCGATCCGCGAATTCCGGCGGTCAGGGCGTGGGCTTGGCCCATCACCACGATCAGACCGAGCAACGTCATGAGATACCACACGCTGACGCGCAGGCGCGCGGCGTTGGTCATCAGCGCGGCTCGAGGATCGACGTGTCCGCGCCACGCCGAGATCATCGACGGTAAGCCCACCAATCCGATGATCAGCACGAACAGGATCGGAATGTGCAGCACGATCGCTAGCCCGATGAAGAGCGCGAAACCGAAAACCCAAAGGGCGGGCCACACCGCGCCGATCACGCGCCCGCCGTCGAACGGCGGCACCGGGATCATATTGAAAAGATTGAGGAACGCGCTCAAATCGGCGCACGCAAACCAAAAACTATCGTGGAGCGCAAGCCCGACGCCGTAACACGTCGCCGCGAGCGCCAGGCCCGTCAGCGGCCCGGCCAGCGCGATATACGCATCTTGCTCGAGATCGGCCGGAACCGCGCCGGCCGTATAGGCCATGAAGGGGAGAAAGACCGGCAGCTTCACCGGCAAGCCGTACGCGCGGAATGCCGCATAGTGGCCCATCTCGTGCGCGAGGACGAGCAGAATGATGACGATCGCGAGCTTCCAGCCGAAGAACACGACGTAGAGCCAGAGCGTGAGGAGAAACGGCCACGTGAGCGAGAGCAGCTTGAGGCCGATAAAGAAAAACTTGAACTGCAAGAGCACCGCGAACAGGCCCTTGAACTTGAGCGCGAGCAAGCCGAGGCCCGTCGCCGCCGCGCCGACACCTTTTGCGCCCTTGCGGGTTTTGTGTTCCGAGCCGGACGGAGCCGCGTCGGGCGGTAAGTACTCGCCCGTTACGGAAGGGTCCGGGTTATGCGGAGGTTGATCGGGTTGCTCGAGGTTCACCATGCTTGATTTCCCGCCGGGGAGCATTCGCCCCCGCATCGTCATTCTCGGAGGCGGGTTTGCCGGGATGGCGGTCGCCCAGCGCTTAGAAGCTCGCTTGCGCCCGGACGAAGCGGAAATCGTCCTCATCAGTCGCGAGAATTTCACGCTTTTTACGCCGATGCTTCCCGAGGTGATCTCCGGGGAACTCGACGTGCGCCACGTCGTCACGCCCATTCGCCCGCAACTGCGACGCACGCAATTCGTGCTGGCCGACGTGCAGCAGCTCGATCTCGCGGCGAAGAGCGTGCGCTACACGCATACGTTAACCGGTCAAAGCGCGAACATGGACTACGACCAGGTCGTGCTGGCGATGGGTTCGTCGACGTCGACGTTCGGGCTTCCCGGCGTCGCACAGCGCGCGTTCGCGCTCAAAACCCTCGAAGACGCCGGAATTCTACGCAACCGCTTGGTTTGGTTGCTCGAGCTTGCCGACGCAACCATCGATGCCGAGCAGCAAGCGCGATTGCTCACCATCGTCGTGGTCGGCGGTGGTTTTACCGGCGTCGAGGCGGCCGGCGAATTGGTCGGCCTCTTTCGCAGCGTGGTGCGCTTCTATCCGAACGTCGCGTTAGGCAAGATCCGGCTGATCCTGCTGGAGGGCGGCGCGACGCTGCTGCCGGGGTTACCGCCGAACATGGGGCGCTACTCGGAGCGCGCGTTGGCCGCGCGTGGCATCGAAATCATCACCGGCGACGGCGTATCCGCGGCCGACGACCGGGGCCTCGTGCTGCAGAGCGGGCGGCGCATCGAAACGGCGACCATCGTATGGAGCGCGGGCGTCACCCCGAGCCCATCGGTCGAGCGCACGGCGTTGCCGCTGAACAAGCGCGGAGCGGTGCTGACCGATGCGACGATGCGCGTCGAAGGGTTCGCGGGCGTGTGGGCGGCGGGCGATTGCGCGGCGATCCCGAACGGCGCCGGCGGCACCTATCCGCCAACCGCGCAGCATGCGATCCGCGAGGGCCCGGTTCTCGCAGACAACATCGTCGCAACGCTCCGCGGCAAACCGCCGGCTTCGTTCCACTTTACCTCGCTCGGCATGATGGCGTCGCTCGGGGGACGCAAGG includes:
- a CDS encoding ABC transporter substrate-binding protein; the protein is LPEHILAKVNDAKGSFNTSSFNSMPIGSGPFKVVEWERGSKIRLEANPDFYLGKPKLNEVVFRMMPDENTMITQLQTHEIDMVARGTAISWPRYKALAADPKNNLTAVRVNSYIYSHIDFNLRHPIVSDRQVRLALAYATNRPEILDKIAHNSGVLAETDQSPVLSWAYTNDIQHHPYDPAKAKAILSADGWKVGPDGVRVKNGKRLEFNLSTQTESTYGKAIQTLLQREWRDVGVQADVKNAPTSEFFDNSPATGTLQGGHYDAAIFAWVAAADPDDSPLYTTKNFAPGGQNNLFWSNPKVDAAAADALQTIDTNRRKADYKIIQQQMAIDVPTIILYFWKDIYVYNSDLKGFTPSPVISAFWDPWEYSI
- a CDS encoding peptide ABC transporter substrate-binding protein codes for the protein MKRIAVSLCLLVAIAGCSKAQTGTTALANGRVNAFTIPHVLRYATAEDINSLNPLLSQQLTVGLMSSLTAAFLIKWDAHNRPYPELATEVPTKADGGISADGLTITYHLRKGLKWSDGQPLTADDVVWTTEHAVLNPANNVVSRAGWDRITKIDEPNKYTVVFHLSKPYSPFIVTFFSSAAANPSILPKHLLAKYPNINHVPFNSLPVGAGPFKYKEWSRSQRVVMVPNPYYFRGQPKLKEIDFEIIPNRDTILTQLQAHELDLWYPVPGNYYAKAKSLTAYTAIRQPAYYFNHLDFNVTRPRVKDLAVRRALEMAIDRKTIIEKISHGVGILQEGVAPMNAPYYDPSIQLAPFDIARANALLDAAGWKRGIDGIREKNGVKLNLDFATSTGTPDFDSQIELIRSWWKQIGVSINVRHYPANLLFAPFNEGGIIYGGKWDVVGFAWGDDPIGDFSFEYACDQIPPNGQNDLHWCDPAANKAMHDLYGHYDQAQRNADDRIVFERLAKQVPTIVMSGREDIFMVNKDLKNFHPNAVTPFDNMMNVDI
- a CDS encoding site-2 protease family protein, which codes for MVNLEQPDQPPHNPDPSVTGEYLPPDAAPSGSEHKTRKGAKGVGAAATGLGLLALKFKGLFAVLLQFKFFFIGLKLLSLTWPFLLTLWLYVVFFGWKLAIVIILLVLAHEMGHYAAFRAYGLPVKLPVFLPFMAYTAGAVPADLEQDAYIALAGPLTGLALAATCYGVGLALHDSFWFACADLSAFLNLFNMIPVPPFDGGRVIGAVWPALWVFGFALFIGLAIVLHIPILFVLIIGLVGLPSMISAWRGHVDPRAALMTNAARLRVSVWYLMTLLGLIVVMGQAHALTAGIRGSM
- a CDS encoding NAD(P)/FAD-dependent oxidoreductase, which encodes MLDFPPGSIRPRIVILGGGFAGMAVAQRLEARLRPDEAEIVLISRENFTLFTPMLPEVISGELDVRHVVTPIRPQLRRTQFVLADVQQLDLAAKSVRYTHTLTGQSANMDYDQVVLAMGSSTSTFGLPGVAQRAFALKTLEDAGILRNRLVWLLELADATIDAEQQARLLTIVVVGGGFTGVEAAGELVGLFRSVVRFYPNVALGKIRLILLEGGATLLPGLPPNMGRYSERALAARGIEIITGDGVSAADDRGLVLQSGRRIETATIVWSAGVTPSPSVERTALPLNKRGAVLTDATMRVEGFAGVWAAGDCAAIPNGAGGTYPPTAQHAIREGPVLADNIVATLRGKPPASFHFTSLGMMASLGGRKAVAQLPGDRILTGFPAWFLWRSYYLLRLPGLDRKLRVAFDWLLELLFPRDIAELRIYSRKAQSSAAVDAGIAPRDEPTVNL